A window from Candidatus Methylomirabilota bacterium encodes these proteins:
- a CDS encoding HD domain-containing protein: MRGIDTYRGRGLIADPIHRYILYTRPDGVAGEATEEDLIDSPWMQRLRRVPQLQSARWVFPAAEHSRFQHSLGAMHLAARFAQQLHPSLRAEFSDAPSAALFEELLRMAGLLHDIGHGPFGHFFDDNFLADWGLTHEIVGQRIIKEELGELIRGLRRSPSAHFEPGESIDPEWICYLMGKHRTEPEVGHPRWLAHLKPLLSGIYTADNMDYVLRDSYMCGVAVGPIDVERIMYYSFFSDKGLTLDRGGIQAFIMFLNARFYMYTNVYYHRTTRGIDLHLKEIFRDTMRLVFPHDLNKNLKPYLGLTEWTLLEEVERWPDSDDPDRRALGAEWRQVLDRRLKWRMAHEVVLDLFEPRRGQAFMTAEELEARVRDALPPGLRAVPFKIDMAQQDPRPLNPIGGGDRQIYIYDSASQTVSAEPLKELLKHLPGKVAQCRIFATTHEHDAALAQALELALSGDRPAHSTNL, translated from the coding sequence ATGCGGGGGATCGACACCTATCGAGGCCGCGGGCTCATCGCCGATCCCATTCACCGCTACATCCTCTACACGCGGCCGGACGGCGTCGCCGGCGAGGCCACCGAGGAAGACCTGATCGATTCGCCGTGGATGCAGCGGCTGCGGCGCGTGCCGCAGCTCCAATCCGCGCGCTGGGTGTTTCCCGCTGCCGAGCACAGCCGCTTCCAGCACTCGCTCGGCGCCATGCACCTGGCCGCCCGCTTCGCCCAGCAGCTCCACCCCTCGCTCCGCGCGGAGTTCTCGGACGCGCCGTCGGCGGCGCTCTTCGAGGAGCTGCTGCGGATGGCCGGACTGCTCCACGACATCGGCCATGGGCCCTTCGGACACTTCTTCGACGACAACTTCCTCGCCGACTGGGGCCTCACACACGAGATCGTGGGCCAGCGCATCATCAAGGAGGAGCTGGGCGAGCTGATCCGCGGGCTGCGGCGCAGCCCCTCCGCGCATTTCGAGCCGGGCGAGAGCATCGATCCCGAGTGGATCTGCTACCTCATGGGCAAGCACCGCACCGAGCCCGAGGTGGGGCATCCCCGCTGGCTCGCCCATCTCAAGCCGCTCCTGTCCGGCATCTACACCGCCGACAACATGGACTACGTGCTCCGCGACTCGTACATGTGCGGGGTGGCGGTGGGGCCCATCGACGTCGAGCGGATCATGTACTACTCGTTCTTCAGCGACAAGGGGCTCACGCTCGACCGCGGCGGCATCCAGGCCTTCATCATGTTCCTGAACGCGCGCTTCTACATGTACACCAACGTGTACTACCACCGGACGACGCGCGGCATCGACCTGCACCTGAAAGAGATCTTCCGCGACACCATGCGGCTGGTCTTTCCGCACGATTTGAATAAGAACCTGAAGCCTTACCTCGGGCTCACGGAATGGACGCTCCTCGAGGAAGTGGAGCGCTGGCCCGACTCCGATGACCCCGACCGCCGCGCGCTGGGCGCGGAGTGGCGCCAGGTCCTCGACCGCCGGCTCAAGTGGCGCATGGCCCACGAGGTGGTGCTGGACCTCTTCGAGCCGCGGCGCGGCCAGGCCTTCATGACCGCGGAGGAGCTGGAGGCGCGGGTGCGCGACGCGCTGCCGCCGGGCCTGCGCGCGGTGCCGTTCAAGATCGACATGGCGCAGCAGGACCCGCGCCCGCTCAATCCCATCGGCGGGGGGGATCGGCAGATCTACATCTACGATTCGGCGTCGCAGACGGTGTCTGCGGAGCCGCTGAAGGAGCTCCTGAAGCACCTCCCCGGCAAGGTTGCCCAGTGCCGGATCTTCGCCACGACCCACGAGCACGACGCCGCGCTCGCCCAGGCGCTGGAGCTGGCGCTCAGCGGGGATCGTCCGGCGCATTCCACCAACCTGTAG
- a CDS encoding ATP-binding protein codes for MKPPFPLRYFLASVVLLASLATLFSLSAAHRTQQELRRQLEEKGEALAGALEISSRNAILSNVLVEEMIAQRLLDNARLVDQLLLSRSPDPSWLKRLSAANGLARIELVDRTGRPYDPPPRPPTMPGMMMTRPPTTAAEAQERHATMMTYMWGRRWGPPSPGNEAPPAIRDRKFWEGSVLGVAVGARSFPGIIAVHADARSVLDFSRTIGVQRQVEELGRQAGVESIALLGPDLTVLAHSDPTRVGRLETDEALRAVLENRHMLTRMARRDGAEAAYEVVKPLALEGGRIGLLRIGLSTASMDRVWKHDRVAAVLMAVAVLALGALGMATIFYIQNRHLTEIQKLEENLARGERLAIVGNLAAAVAHEIRNPLSAVSMGLQRLRAEFEPAAGQEYRRMVDLIQGEVRRLNAIVEEFLSLARPIQLKRERVSVRALLEEIGRLVEPQAGPAGIKVEQIIPDSLPELRADRDRIKQVLLNLVLNGIEAMASGGTLTLGASASDTTLTISVSDTGGGIPADLLPRVFEPYVTTKTRGLGLGLAIARRLVEAHGGRIEAESGAGQGTRFRVTLPRDGSTDGS; via the coding sequence ATGAAGCCCCCGTTTCCGCTCCGGTACTTCTTGGCCTCCGTCGTGTTGCTCGCGAGCCTCGCCACCCTGTTCTCCCTCTCGGCGGCGCACCGCACGCAGCAAGAGCTTCGTCGGCAGCTCGAAGAAAAGGGCGAGGCGCTGGCGGGGGCGCTCGAGATCTCGAGCCGCAATGCGATCTTGAGCAATGTGCTCGTGGAAGAGATGATCGCCCAGCGGCTCCTGGACAATGCCCGGCTGGTGGACCAGCTGCTCCTCTCCCGCTCACCCGACCCCTCGTGGCTCAAACGGCTCAGCGCCGCCAACGGCCTGGCGCGAATCGAGCTCGTGGACCGCACCGGGCGACCGTACGACCCGCCGCCGCGTCCTCCTACCATGCCGGGGATGATGATGACCCGCCCTCCGACGACGGCGGCCGAGGCGCAGGAGCGGCACGCGACGATGATGACGTACATGTGGGGGCGGCGGTGGGGGCCGCCGTCGCCCGGCAACGAAGCCCCCCCGGCGATCCGCGACCGAAAATTCTGGGAGGGATCCGTGCTGGGGGTCGCCGTCGGGGCCCGCAGCTTCCCTGGCATCATCGCCGTTCACGCGGATGCTCGTTCCGTGCTGGATTTCAGCCGGACAATCGGCGTCCAGCGTCAGGTCGAGGAGCTGGGGCGTCAGGCCGGCGTTGAATCCATCGCGCTCCTGGGCCCCGATCTGACCGTGCTGGCGCACTCGGACCCGACCCGGGTCGGCCGGCTGGAGACGGATGAGGCGCTGCGGGCGGTGCTCGAGAATCGGCATATGCTCACGCGGATGGCTCGGCGCGATGGGGCGGAAGCGGCATACGAGGTGGTGAAGCCATTGGCGCTGGAAGGAGGGCGGATTGGGCTACTCCGGATCGGCCTGTCCACCGCCTCCATGGACAGGGTTTGGAAGCACGATCGGGTTGCCGCCGTGCTCATGGCGGTAGCAGTCCTGGCGCTGGGCGCGCTCGGCATGGCGACGATCTTCTACATCCAGAACCGCCATCTGACCGAGATCCAGAAGCTCGAGGAGAATTTGGCGCGCGGTGAGCGCTTGGCGATCGTGGGAAATCTGGCCGCGGCGGTGGCCCACGAGATCCGCAACCCGCTCAGCGCGGTCTCGATGGGGCTCCAGCGCCTCCGTGCCGAGTTCGAGCCGGCCGCAGGGCAGGAGTATCGGCGCATGGTGGACCTGATCCAGGGCGAAGTTCGCCGGCTGAACGCGATTGTGGAGGAGTTCCTTTCCCTGGCTCGACCGATTCAACTCAAGCGCGAGCGTGTGTCGGTCCGGGCGCTCCTCGAAGAGATCGGCCGACTGGTGGAGCCACAGGCCGGCCCCGCCGGGATCAAGGTCGAGCAGATCATCCCGGATTCCCTCCCGGAGCTGCGGGCGGACCGGGACCGGATCAAGCAGGTGCTGCTGAACCTGGTGCTCAACGGGATCGAGGCCATGGCCTCCGGCGGAACGCTCACTCTGGGAGCGTCGGCCTCGGACACGACCCTGACGATCTCGGTCAGCGACACGGGTGGCGGCATCCCCGCCGACCTGCTCCCGCGCGTGTTCGAGCCGTACGTGACCACCAAGACCCGAGGCCTCGGGCTGGGGCTTGCCATCGCGCGACGGCTCGTCGAAGCCCACGGCGGCCGCATCGAGGCGGAGAGCGGAGCCGGGCAGGGTACGCGCTTCCGCGTCACGCTCCCGCGCGATGGATCGACCGATGGTAGCTGA
- a CDS encoding sigma-54 dependent transcriptional regulator, with protein MVAEPFRILVVDDEPIQLELVGGFLERQGFEVATAAGGRTAMARFKQEPFDLVLTDQRMSDVSGLELLEAVRAASPDTAVVIMTAYGTIETAVSAVKAGAADYLAKPLNLDELLHRIHQIQDRRRLITENRELRAALAERHRVEGIIGESGAMQEVLSVVRRVAPSDATVLIRGESGTGKELIAKALHYASPRAAAALVKVNCAALAESLLEAELFGHEKGAFTGAVAARKGRFELADGGSLFLDEIGDLPPHLQVKLLRVLQEREFERVGSSRPIKVDVRLLAATHRNLESLVRQGQFRDDLYYRINVVTIQLPPLRERREDLSLLIDHFVRAFAEKNGKSIRGLTREAQEALLRYDYPGNVRELENLIERAVVLTRDDVIGLADLPLIIDAQTAEAEGGAGLVAAVEGLERRMIKEALAKANGIQTRAAELLGIGERVLRYKLKKYGFSGHP; from the coding sequence ATGGTAGCTGAGCCGTTCCGGATCCTCGTCGTCGACGACGAGCCGATTCAGCTCGAGCTCGTGGGGGGGTTTCTCGAGCGACAGGGCTTCGAGGTCGCGACGGCAGCTGGCGGGCGAACCGCGATGGCCCGCTTCAAGCAGGAGCCGTTCGACCTGGTACTCACCGATCAGCGGATGTCTGACGTGTCGGGCCTGGAACTGCTCGAGGCGGTCAGGGCCGCGAGTCCGGATACGGCCGTCGTCATCATGACCGCCTACGGAACCATCGAGACGGCGGTGAGCGCCGTCAAGGCGGGCGCGGCAGACTATCTGGCGAAGCCGCTGAACCTCGACGAGCTCCTCCATAGGATCCACCAGATCCAAGACCGCCGCCGCCTCATCACCGAGAACCGTGAGCTGCGCGCCGCGCTCGCCGAGCGCCATCGCGTGGAGGGCATCATCGGCGAGAGCGGCGCCATGCAGGAGGTGCTCTCGGTGGTCCGCCGGGTCGCTCCGAGCGACGCCACCGTGCTCATCCGAGGCGAGAGCGGCACCGGCAAGGAGCTGATCGCGAAGGCCCTGCACTACGCCAGCCCCCGCGCCGCGGCGGCGCTCGTGAAAGTCAACTGCGCAGCGCTGGCCGAGAGCCTGCTGGAGGCTGAACTCTTCGGGCACGAGAAGGGCGCGTTCACCGGGGCGGTCGCGGCCCGCAAGGGCCGATTCGAGCTGGCCGATGGCGGGAGCCTCTTCCTGGACGAGATCGGTGATCTGCCCCCGCATCTGCAGGTGAAGCTGCTTCGCGTCCTGCAGGAGCGGGAATTCGAGCGCGTGGGCTCCAGCCGGCCGATCAAGGTGGACGTGCGCCTGCTCGCCGCGACGCATCGGAACCTCGAGAGCTTGGTCCGGCAGGGACAGTTCCGCGACGATCTTTATTACCGCATCAACGTGGTCACCATCCAGCTACCGCCGCTGCGAGAGCGCCGCGAGGATCTGTCCCTGCTGATCGACCACTTCGTCCGAGCCTTCGCCGAGAAGAACGGCAAGAGCATCCGTGGGCTCACGCGGGAGGCGCAAGAGGCGCTGCTCCGCTACGACTATCCGGGCAACGTGCGGGAGCTCGAGAACTTGATCGAGCGCGCCGTCGTGCTGACGCGTGACGACGTGATCGGCCTCGCCGACCTGCCGCTCATCATCGACGCGCAGACCGCCGAGGCCGAGGGCGGCGCCGGGCTCGTGGCCGCGGTGGAGGGGCTCGAGCGACGTATGATCAAAGAAGCGCTCGCGAAGGCGAACGGTATACAGACGCGTGCCGCCGAGCTGCTGGGGATTGGC
- a CDS encoding PepSY domain-containing protein, whose translation MMKRFSMMLVVVAAASMAFAGAALAQMGYGGMGRGMWGGGMGPGMMGAGLAGTCPGAAAVDQTSATQITEEQAKVLVQQYADQYLKGFTVERVLPFTGRLGTMYSVELKGPDGQVRAFHVNPWGNVMPFGGPTRRAG comes from the coding sequence ATGATGAAGCGGTTCTCCATGATGCTGGTCGTGGTTGCTGCCGCCAGCATGGCATTTGCCGGCGCGGCCCTCGCGCAGATGGGCTATGGCGGCATGGGCCGTGGCATGTGGGGCGGCGGAATGGGGCCCGGGATGATGGGCGCGGGCTTGGCGGGCACTTGCCCGGGCGCCGCGGCGGTCGACCAGACTTCGGCGACCCAGATTACCGAAGAGCAGGCCAAGGTGCTGGTTCAGCAGTACGCGGACCAGTATCTGAAGGGCTTCACGGTGGAGCGGGTGCTTCCCTTCACTGGCAGGCTCGGCACGATGTACTCGGTGGAGCTGAAGGGTCCGGACGGGCAGGTGCGGGCCTTCCACGTGAACCCCTGGGGTAACGTGATGCCCTTCGGCGGTCCTACGCGGCGCGCCGGTTAG
- a CDS encoding acyl-CoA dehydrogenase family protein: MEKFRGVDYYGIEEHLSDEQRMIRDTVRDWVESRFLPIVTEHHRNATFPVELAGELGEMGVFGATLKGYGCLGLDNIAYGLIMQELERGDSGLRSFASVQSGLVMYPIHSYGSDAQKDRWLPRLQSGEAMGCFGLTEPDHGSDPGSMKTRAVKKGGEYVLNGTKLWITNGSVAEIAVVWAKGDDGEIGGYLVERGTPGFGTLDIHGKFSMRASITSELSFQDCRIPLENKLPGVKGLKGPLSCLSQARYGIAWGAIGAAMACYDWALQYAQQRIQFGKPIGSFQLVQQKLVWMINEITKAQLLCLQLGRLKDAGSARPQQISLAKMNNVQMALDTARMARDILGAAGIVDEHPIMRHMMNLETVNTYEGTHDIHVLIVGRDVTGLDAFGI; this comes from the coding sequence ATGGAAAAGTTCAGAGGCGTCGACTACTACGGCATCGAGGAGCACCTCTCCGACGAGCAGCGGATGATCCGTGACACCGTGCGCGACTGGGTGGAGTCGCGCTTCCTGCCCATCGTCACCGAGCACCATCGCAACGCCACGTTCCCGGTGGAGCTGGCCGGCGAACTGGGCGAGATGGGCGTGTTCGGCGCCACCCTCAAGGGCTACGGCTGCCTCGGGCTCGACAACATCGCCTACGGGCTCATCATGCAAGAGCTGGAGCGGGGCGACTCGGGCCTCCGCTCGTTCGCCTCGGTGCAGAGCGGGCTCGTGATGTACCCGATCCACTCCTACGGCTCCGACGCCCAGAAGGACCGGTGGCTGCCGCGGCTGCAGTCGGGCGAGGCCATGGGCTGCTTCGGCCTCACGGAGCCCGATCACGGCTCCGATCCGGGCTCGATGAAGACGCGGGCCGTGAAGAAGGGCGGGGAGTACGTCCTCAACGGCACCAAGCTCTGGATCACCAACGGCTCGGTGGCCGAGATTGCGGTGGTGTGGGCCAAGGGCGACGACGGCGAGATCGGCGGCTACCTCGTCGAGCGGGGGACGCCCGGCTTCGGCACCCTGGACATCCACGGGAAGTTCTCGATGCGTGCGTCCATCACCTCGGAGCTCTCGTTCCAGGACTGCCGCATCCCGCTCGAGAACAAGCTGCCCGGCGTGAAGGGGCTCAAGGGGCCGCTGTCGTGCCTCTCCCAGGCCCGCTACGGGATCGCGTGGGGCGCCATCGGTGCCGCGATGGCGTGCTACGACTGGGCGCTCCAGTACGCGCAGCAGCGCATCCAGTTCGGCAAGCCGATCGGCTCCTTCCAGCTCGTGCAGCAGAAGCTCGTGTGGATGATCAACGAGATCACCAAGGCGCAGCTCCTGTGCCTGCAGCTCGGGCGGCTCAAGGACGCGGGCAGCGCGCGGCCGCAGCAGATCTCCCTGGCCAAGATGAACAACGTGCAGATGGCGCTAGACACCGCGCGCATGGCCCGCGACATCCTGGGCGCCGCCGGTATCGTGGACGAGCACCCGATCATGCGGCACATGATGAATCTCGAGACGGTGAACACCTACGAGGGCACCCACGACATCCACGTGCTCATCGTGGGCCGCGACGTCACCGGCCTGGACGCCTTCGGGATCTGA